In the Desulfosporosinus acidiphilus SJ4 genome, ATGTTCAGTTAAAAAACTTGCAATTTTGTCATCAGGCGTTTCATCATCTAATCCTAAAGTTTGATAGGTCGCAATATGAATACGAGCATTTTTTGCAGCATTTTCGCCTTTTTCTGTTTTAACAATTCTAACATTGTCACCAAAAGCAGCACTCAGCTTTTCATAAGCCTGTGTTCTCAATTCGTCTCTGTCGCAAATGAACAAAGCGGGCTTTGGTAATTGTCCAGCTTCGTTTAAACGCCATAAAAGATTTGTTGCAATAATAGTTTTACCTGCACCTGTTGCCAATGAAAGCAAAACTCGTGGGTCCTCACCATTCTGGATTTTAAGAAGTATTTTTTCAAACGCTGCACGAATTGCAGCATCCTGATAGTAACGATATTTATTCCATGGCGGACTGTCGGGCATGAATAAAATTTGCGCTTCGGGAGTGCCAAGGTCAATGCCTGTATCCTTTGCATAGCGGGCTGTGAGGTCTTTGTGAGTAATGAAGTCCTTTAGAGGAAAAGTGCCAGCTTGCATTTTGGTAAAGTGGTCGTACTCGCCATAAAGATGTCCGTTACTAGCGAAAACGTATTTTACTTCAAACCTTTCACATTCAGAATATTTTTTTGCTTGTTGCATACCCTTCAAGGGTTCTTCATCTTCTTTTTTTGCTTCCAATACAGCAACAGGCAATGGTTTAGGCATTGTTCCCGCCTTAACACAAAGCAAATAGTCAGTCCGTCCTGAACCTTTTTTTCTGCGTCCTTTCGGACCAGTCGGCTCAACAGGAGCAGGTGTCTCGCACTTTAGTTTCGTAATGTCATCGTACCCTTTAGCTCTTAATACTGGGTCTATTAAGTGATAGCGGGTTTCTTGTTCGTTCATTGCCATTTTTCAAAAATACTCCTTATTTTTTGTAATCCATTTTTAATTCGAAGGTTAATTGATTTATTTATAAACTTTCAAGTTGCTCAACACTATCAACGAAGCCGATGCGGTGGTAAAAAAAAGCAAGAGTGTGGCTGAGAAGGGACGGTTGCAGGGAAGGGCAACCACACTCTTGCTTTTGTGCGTGGGCTTTTTCCCTGTTTCCCTTTTTTGTATTTATGCAGCAGATTTTCCATTATCGTACTGTGCTTTTACGCTTGTGCACAAAATCCCCATAAACACACTTGTGTTATTGATGGGAATTTTCTTTTCCCAACTAAATCATATAACTCCTAAATTCTGCCTGTCAAGAAAGCTATTTTGAAAGGCAGATATCATAAACTACGTAAACGTAAAACTTTGCCCACCTTGACAAAATGAAATCTAAAGTGTTCAAACCTTTTAGCGGAAAGCCTAAACTATTTACGTTAATCAAACAATTTAGCGGAATTCGATTAATGCTAAATTGTATCATAATCATAGTGATTAGACATAAGGTCTCTATTTTGAATTTCTTTAATCACAGAAGCTGCCATACCTTCTACTTGGCTAAAAGCTTTTTCTAAAGCATCTGTTTGAATGTTTTGATGATCAGGGTTATCTTCTAACGAATATAATTTATTCTGATAAGCGATAGCGGAGGTTGAAGCTTCCACTGTTTACATAGTTTTTGATCTGTAACCCATATTTTTGAATTCTTAGTTCCATCTTCAGAAAAGTTAGTTAGATAAAATTGTGGAATATAGTGATGTTTTATAGGAATATTATCATTGCCCATAACTTTCACTCCAAATGAAGTAGTTTGTGACTTTTGGTAACATTATATAACAAATTTAGAGGAAATTAAGAAACAATAAAGAATTCTTTTCGCAGAGATCATTTTTCACAATTACAAGGAGGATACATCTGCGTAGCGAACACTTTTTTTATAATTGCACTAGGGAATATATTGAACTTATAAGTCCGACTTTGTTATATGAGCTTGAAAGCATAATCTACAAGTTACCAAAGAGAGATGTGCAAGCTGAAATAAATGCGGATTTCTTTCGTTTACTTACCCAAAATTCTTGGGCTTATGATACCATTCCACAGGGGTTAGGCAAGCTACCATTGACCGAGAGTAACTTTGATGAAATGCTGCCGCTGAGAAAAATAACAAGAGACAATTATGCTTGACTTCTACCACACTCAATGCATCTTGGCATTCCGATTTTGCAAAATGTACCCCAGTGGTCTGGTACAGCTAGAAGTACAATTTGGTAAGGTAGAATCAATGTTTAAGGATTTCTGCGGTTTTAGGATAGCGTATTTTGAACGAAGGTTGGCACTTGGTATAGAGATAGTAATGTCTGAACCAAGCAAGTACTTTGCCCATCGAAAAGGTGCTGTCTCAGGAATGGCCTATTTTGATATTGCAAAGAGGACATTACCGGCAATTGGGCTGGATTGTCCGATCTGGTTAATTGGCTTAAAGGAATGACCTTTTAGAACGATAAAGATCCGAAGTATGATATTCGGGAATGGTCGCTGGATCATTCCATGATGGGGAAGGGGGTAAACGATTAACAAAAGAGGAACTAAAGAATTTGACAGATGTTCTGGGCGGAATGGAGTGGTTAAAATGACTGAAAATGAATTGGGTAAAATTTTACGAGAAATGTATGATAATGCTCCTGCTGGTGACAAAGTCGCAAACGTTCATTTGTTTGGAGTTAAGTATGCGTCAATTTTGCTTGAGAATGATATTAACCTCAAAGAAATAATAAATGCTTCTGGTCTGAAACCGTCATATGTTACTGAAATAAGTAATGGGATTAAACTTTCAAAATATGTTATCCTGAAATGTTAACAACAATGTGATTTTTCTTCGTGGCTTGAACTTTATGTAAAGGTTAAGATATGTTAAACAGATCATCGGGTAACTTCCGAAATGCCTTGATATAGAATGAATGTTTTGGAACTTTATATCATTTCATAAGAATAGTATGTTTTCTAAAAAGGAGAAAAATATGGCGGATACTTCTCAAATTAAAAAAGATATTAGAGAAATAGTAAAGAGCTTATCCTATCAGTTTAATACAACTTTCTATGAAGGTAACATTTTAAACTCAAAAGAGAGTAGGAAATTTCATGGAGTATCTGCGGATAAATCAATTTGTTTATTCGTATGTAATAATGAATTACAAGACGGAAAACTAAAAGCAGGGCAGCGATCTGCAATATTTGAAAAGTGTTATTGGTTGACGATAGCAAATTGTCAACGTAGAATACTAATATTTACAGATGGCGGTTTTTACAACAAGTTTATGGAAGAATATTCCGGATATTTAAGCGGTATTGAGACTATGGTATACAAAATCTAAATTATACTGATTTGAATTTTAGCTATAGTTAGAAAATTTATTCTTTGTGGAGCTTATTTCTTATAACGGGGTGATATTAATGAATCTTGGAAAACTATCCTACATAGAAGACCTTCGTACAATATGGAAACATGAAGAAAAAGACGGA is a window encoding:
- a CDS encoding DUF4238 domain-containing protein; its protein translation is MEASTSAIAYQNKLYSLEDNPDHQNIQTDALEKAFSQVEGMAASVIKEIQNRDLMSNHYDYDTI
- a CDS encoding DUF4238 domain-containing protein, coding for MGNDNIPIKHHYIPQFYLTNFSEDGTKNSKIWVTDQKLCKQWKLQPPLSLIRINYIR
- a CDS encoding HTH-like domain-containing protein; the protein is MTENELGKILREMYDNAPAGDKVANVHLFGVKYASILLENDINLKEIINASGLKPSYVTEISNGIKLSKYVILKC